Proteins co-encoded in one Streptomyces sp. JH34 genomic window:
- a CDS encoding M67 family metallopeptidase: MLTLTQALHDQIVAHSRADHPDEACGVVAGPAGTGRAERFVPMLNAARSPTFYEFDSTDLLKLYREMDDRDEEPVIIYHSHTATEAYPSRTDLTYANEPGAHYVLVSTADADDAGPFQFRSYRIVDGEITEEEVEIVEAYPAAV; this comes from the coding sequence ATGCTGACCCTTACCCAGGCGCTCCACGACCAGATCGTCGCGCACTCCCGCGCGGACCACCCCGACGAGGCGTGCGGCGTCGTCGCCGGTCCGGCCGGAACGGGCCGCGCCGAACGGTTCGTCCCCATGCTCAACGCCGCGCGCTCACCCACGTTCTACGAGTTCGACTCCACGGACCTGCTGAAGCTCTACCGCGAGATGGACGACCGCGACGAGGAGCCGGTGATCATCTACCACTCCCACACCGCGACCGAGGCCTACCCCTCCCGCACCGACCTCACGTACGCCAACGAACCCGGCGCCCACTACGTGCTGGTCTCCACCGCGGACGCCGACGACGCCGGCCCCTTCCAGTTCCGCTCCTACCGCATCGTGGACGGCGAGATCACCGAGGAAGAGGTCGAGATCGTCGAGGCCTACCCCGCCGCGGTGTGA
- a CDS encoding MBL fold metallo-hydrolase has protein sequence MKLTVVGCSGSFPSPGSACSSYLVEADGFRLLLDMGNGALGELQRHVGLYDLDAIFLSHLHADHCIDMCAYFVVRYYRFDGGRPAAIPVYGPEGTEQRLTTAHADTPSDHAMSEVFDFHTLKSGSFEIGPFSVRTEKLRHPVDTFGIRIEHDGRVLTYSGDTGTCEALAELAEGSDLFLCEASFVHGKEDIPDLHLNGREAGEYAARAGAGRLVLTHIPPWTDADRNLADAREVYDGPVELAAPGAVYEV, from the coding sequence ATGAAGCTCACCGTCGTCGGCTGCTCCGGCTCGTTCCCTTCACCGGGTTCGGCATGCTCGAGCTACCTCGTAGAGGCCGACGGCTTCCGGCTGCTCCTCGACATGGGCAACGGCGCCCTGGGCGAGTTGCAGCGCCACGTAGGTCTCTACGACCTCGACGCCATCTTCCTCAGCCACCTCCATGCCGATCACTGCATCGACATGTGCGCGTACTTCGTCGTCCGGTACTACCGCTTCGACGGCGGACGCCCCGCCGCCATCCCCGTGTACGGCCCCGAGGGCACCGAGCAGCGGCTCACCACGGCCCACGCCGACACCCCGTCCGACCACGCGATGAGCGAGGTCTTCGACTTCCACACGCTGAAGTCCGGGTCGTTCGAGATCGGCCCCTTCTCGGTCCGCACGGAGAAGCTCCGCCACCCCGTCGACACCTTCGGCATCAGGATCGAGCACGACGGACGTGTCCTCACCTACTCCGGCGACACCGGCACCTGCGAGGCGCTGGCCGAACTCGCCGAGGGATCCGACCTGTTCCTCTGTGAAGCATCGTTCGTCCACGGCAAGGAGGACATCCCGGACCTCCACCTCAACGGCCGCGAGGCAGGCGAGTACGCCGCCCGCGCCGGAGCGGGACGCCTCGTCCTCACCCACATCCCGCCGTGGACCGACGCCGACCGCAACCTCGCCGACGCCCGCGAGGTCTACGACGGCCCGGTCGAGCTGGCGGCCCCGGGCGCGGTGTACGAGGTCTAG
- a CDS encoding MoaD/ThiS family protein yields MAIEVRIPTILRTYTDGAKAVEGNGETLADLLTDLETRHNGIRERIVDGEQLRRFVNVYLNDEDVRFLDGISTKLTDGDNVTILPAVAGGMR; encoded by the coding sequence ATGGCCATCGAGGTCCGCATCCCGACCATCCTCCGCACCTACACCGACGGCGCCAAGGCGGTCGAAGGCAACGGGGAGACCCTCGCCGACCTCCTGACCGACCTGGAGACCCGCCACAACGGCATCCGCGAGCGCATCGTCGACGGCGAGCAGCTGCGCCGCTTCGTGAACGTCTACCTCAACGACGAGGACGTGCGCTTCCTCGACGGCATCTCCACCAAGCTCACCGACGGCGACAACGTCACCATCCTCCCGGCCGTCGCCGGCGGCATGCGCTGA
- a CDS encoding PTS transporter subunit EIIC — protein sequence MSTDTAAPAAPAKKRGSGVFQGLQKVGRSLQLPIAVLPAAGILLRLGQPDVFGAEGLGWGKVATVFATAGDAVFANLPLLFCVGIAIGFAKKADGSTALAALVGFLVYKNVLTAFPTSDAVVNTTANKGVDVAATYNDPKVFGGIIMGLLAAVIWQRFHRTKLVDWLGFFNGRRLVPIIMAFVGTVMGVLFGLVWEPIGDLITNFGEWMTGLGAVGAGVFGVVNRALLPVGMHQFVNTVAWQEIGSFKDSAGGMWHGDLPRFFHGDPTAGQFMSGFFPIMMFALPAAALAITHCARPERRKAVGGMMMSLALTSFVTGITEPIEFAFMFIAPLLYVIHALLTALSMAVTWGLGVHHGFSFSAGAIDYFLNWNLATKPWMIIPIGLVFAAVYYVVFRFAITKFNLTTPGREPEEEVEDLTKA from the coding sequence ATGAGTACGGACACCGCTGCCCCGGCGGCACCCGCGAAGAAGCGGGGTTCCGGCGTGTTCCAGGGCCTGCAGAAGGTCGGGCGCAGCCTCCAGCTGCCGATCGCCGTCCTGCCTGCGGCGGGCATCCTGCTCCGCCTCGGCCAGCCCGATGTCTTCGGGGCCGAGGGCCTCGGCTGGGGCAAGGTCGCCACGGTCTTCGCGACCGCCGGTGACGCGGTCTTCGCGAACCTGCCGCTGCTGTTCTGCGTCGGTATCGCCATCGGCTTCGCCAAGAAGGCCGATGGTTCCACGGCGCTCGCCGCCCTGGTCGGCTTCCTGGTCTACAAGAACGTGTTGACCGCGTTCCCGACCTCCGACGCCGTCGTCAACACCACGGCCAACAAGGGTGTCGACGTCGCTGCGACGTACAACGACCCCAAGGTCTTCGGCGGCATCATCATGGGCCTCCTGGCCGCCGTCATATGGCAGCGGTTCCACCGCACCAAGCTGGTGGACTGGCTCGGCTTCTTCAACGGCCGCCGTCTCGTCCCGATCATCATGGCCTTCGTCGGCACCGTCATGGGTGTTCTCTTCGGTCTGGTCTGGGAGCCGATCGGTGACCTCATCACCAACTTCGGGGAGTGGATGACCGGTCTGGGGGCTGTCGGCGCCGGCGTCTTCGGCGTCGTCAACCGCGCTCTGCTGCCGGTCGGCATGCACCAGTTCGTGAACACGGTGGCCTGGCAGGAGATCGGTTCCTTCAAGGACTCCGCCGGTGGCATGTGGCACGGCGACCTGCCGCGCTTCTTCCACGGTGACCCCACCGCCGGTCAGTTCATGTCCGGCTTCTTCCCGATCATGATGTTCGCGCTGCCGGCCGCCGCTCTGGCGATCACGCACTGCGCCCGCCCCGAACGCCGCAAGGCTGTGGGCGGCATGATGATGTCCCTGGCGCTGACCTCGTTCGTCACCGGCATCACCGAGCCGATCGAGTTCGCGTTCATGTTCATCGCGCCGCTGCTGTACGTGATCCACGCGTTGCTGACCGCCCTGTCGATGGCCGTCACATGGGGCCTGGGCGTACACCACGGTTTCAGCTTCTCCGCAGGTGCGATCGACTACTTCCTGAACTGGAACCTGGCGACGAAGCCCTGGATGATCATCCCTATCGGCCTGGTCTTCGCGGCGGTCTACTACGTGGTCTTCCGGTTCGCCATCACGAAGTTCAACCTCACCACCCCGGGCCGTGAGCCCGAGGAAGAGGTCGAGGACCTCACCAAGGCGTAA
- a CDS encoding putative leader peptide → MVLHDVSDKTPGMLLVARLHVDLCRLSSAMCPAAACP, encoded by the coding sequence ATGGTTCTCCATGACGTGAGCGACAAGACGCCGGGCATGCTGCTCGTCGCGCGGCTGCACGTCGACCTGTGCAGACTTTCCAGCGCGATGTGTCCGGCTGCCGCCTGCCCGTGA
- a CDS encoding cysteine synthase: protein MRYDSPLAAVGNTPLVRLPRLSPSEDVRIWAKLEDRNPTGSIKDRPALHMVEQAEKDGRLTPGCTILEPTSGNTGISLAMAATLKGYRIVCVMPENTSQERRDLLTMWGAEIISSPAAGGSNTAVRVAKELAAEHPDWVMLYQYGNPDNAGAHYATTGPEILTDLPSITHFVAGLGTTGTLMGVGRYLRENKPDVSVVAAEPRYDDLVYGLRNLDEGFVPELYDASVLTTRFSVGSADAVTRTRELLQQEGIFAGVSTGAALHAAIGVGRKAVKAGESADIVFVVADGGWKYLSTGVYTAPTTEAAIETLHGQLWA, encoded by the coding sequence ATGCGGTACGACTCCCCGCTGGCGGCCGTGGGCAACACCCCCCTGGTCCGCCTCCCGCGGCTGTCCCCGTCCGAGGACGTCCGCATCTGGGCCAAGCTCGAGGACCGCAACCCCACCGGCTCGATCAAGGACCGCCCCGCGCTCCACATGGTCGAGCAGGCGGAGAAGGACGGCCGGCTGACACCCGGCTGCACCATCCTCGAACCCACCAGCGGCAACACCGGCATCTCGCTCGCCATGGCAGCCACCCTCAAGGGCTACCGCATCGTCTGCGTCATGCCGGAGAACACCTCGCAGGAACGGCGCGACCTGCTCACCATGTGGGGCGCCGAGATCATCTCCTCCCCGGCGGCAGGCGGCTCCAACACGGCCGTCCGCGTCGCCAAGGAGCTCGCGGCCGAGCACCCCGACTGGGTCATGCTCTACCAGTACGGCAACCCGGACAACGCCGGCGCCCACTACGCCACCACCGGACCGGAGATCCTCACCGACCTCCCCTCCATCACGCACTTCGTGGCGGGCCTCGGCACCACCGGCACCCTCATGGGCGTCGGCCGCTACCTCCGCGAGAACAAGCCCGACGTCAGCGTCGTCGCCGCCGAACCCCGCTACGACGACCTCGTGTACGGCCTGCGCAACCTCGACGAGGGCTTCGTCCCCGAGCTCTACGACGCCTCCGTCCTCACCACCCGCTTCTCCGTCGGCTCCGCCGACGCCGTCACCCGCACCCGCGAGCTCCTCCAGCAGGAAGGCATCTTCGCGGGCGTCTCCACCGGCGCCGCACTCCACGCCGCCATCGGAGTCGGCCGCAAGGCCGTCAAGGCGGGGGAGTCCGCCGACATCGTCTTCGTCGTCGCCGACGGCGGCTGGAAGTACCTGTCGACCGGCGTCTACACCGCCCCCACGACGGAAGCCGCCATCGAGACCCTGCACGGCCAGCTCTGGGCCTGA
- a CDS encoding type II toxin-antitoxin system PemK/MazF family toxin: MNSWWWAALAVVVLLALVATVSDARGRGGRGPRRPGGRTRPPGRAPERKKKGRPHGGPRPGEIWWADVPFEDGPGSKDRPCLVLSVRGGTAVVAKITSKHHEERPGVIALPAGSVGDARGRQSFLETDELRDVALSGFRRKAGELDPGVWGRVRDLG, encoded by the coding sequence ATGAACTCGTGGTGGTGGGCGGCACTGGCCGTCGTTGTCCTGCTGGCGCTCGTGGCGACGGTCTCCGATGCGCGGGGCCGGGGCGGGCGTGGTCCGCGGCGTCCTGGCGGGCGGACGCGTCCGCCGGGGCGTGCTCCGGAGAGGAAGAAGAAGGGCAGGCCGCACGGTGGGCCGCGGCCCGGGGAGATCTGGTGGGCGGACGTGCCGTTCGAGGACGGGCCGGGGTCGAAGGACCGGCCGTGTCTGGTGCTGTCGGTGCGGGGCGGTACGGCGGTCGTGGCCAAGATCACCAGCAAGCACCATGAGGAGCGGCCGGGGGTGATCGCGCTGCCCGCGGGTTCGGTGGGTGACGCGCGGGGCCGGCAGAGCTTTCTGGAGACGGACGAGTTGCGGGACGTCGCGCTGTCGGGGTTCCGGCGGAAGGCGGGCGAGCTGGATCCGGGGGTGTGGGGGCGGGTGCGCGACCTGGGGTGA